CCAGTGCATTCGACACCTCGGCGGGCAACAGCAGATCGGGACTGCCCTGCAGGCGATACCCTTTGGAGGGCACCGCCTCGATGGCATAACCGAGAAGCCTGAGCTGTTCGATTTTTTTCCAGACCGCTGTGCGCGATACCCCGAGCGTGCGACTGATTCGGGCGCCGGAAACAAATCCGTCACCCGCGACGCGAAACAGTTCGAGAATGGTGCTGCGCGCATTCTGCACGGTCATGACAACCCGCTATTGAAAAAGCATGGAAATGTCGACCGCCGGACTCGAATGGGTCAAGGCGCCAACGGAAACAAAATCAATGCCGGTTTCAGCGATCCCGCGCACCGTTTCGAGGGTAACGCCACCCGAAGCCTCGGTAATGGCGCGGCCATCGATAAGCGCCACCGCCTGCCGCAAGGTATCGAGGTCCATGTTGTCCAGCATGATAACATCGGCGTTCGCCGCCAGGGCCTCCTCCACCTCGACCAGGTTACGCGTTTCAACTTCGATGCGCAGGGTATGGGGGGCAATCTCCCGCGCCCGGGCCACGGCCACGGCGATGCCGCCGGCCGCCGCAACATGGTTTTCCTTGATCAGCACCCCGTCATAAAGGGAAGTGCGGTGGTTGCGGCCGCCACCGGCGCGAACCGCGTATTTTTCCAGCACGCGCAACCCCGGAGTGGTTTTACGGGTATCGACCACCGCCGTACCGGTGCCTTCCAGTTCCTTCACGAATGCCGCCGCGTGGGTGGCGATAGCGCTCATGCGCTGCAGCAGGTTGAGCGCCACACGCTCACCCTGCAACAGAACGGCGGCATCGCCCCTGATCCAGGCCAGCACGTCACCACGCTGAACCCGTTGGCCGTCTTCGCGCAGTTTTTCAAAAGCGACCGAAGGATCCAGTTGCCCGAAAACCTGTCGGGCCACATCGATACCGGCCAGAACAAAATCCTGCTTTGCGACCAGTTCGGCGCGGGCCATGGTGCCCGGCGCAATGGTTGCCTGGGTGGTTATGTCGCCCAGTCCGATATCTTCCTGCAGGGCGGTCCGGATAATGCGCTCGATTTCGAACATGCATATGCTCCACGCGAGAGTTTAAAACATTTTTACATCAGTAACATCAGCCTTTTATATAGCATGGTCCAAGAAGACCCCGCAACCAATAAAGCCTCATTTGGTCTTTACAAACACTTACCTTTTCGCTAGTGTCCATCCGGAAATGGCCCTTTTGCCAGCTGTCAATTGCCACACTGAAAGGAAAAAGACGTGCACAAGCCCTTTCTGTCCATTGCAGCCATTCCGGTGCTGGTTTTTCTTGCGTCCGGATGCATCAGCCGCTCCGAGTTTCAACGCAAAACGGACGAAGCGCAGCATTTCGCGGCCCTGAGCCAGAGCCTTGAGCAGGATTATGCCAAACTGCTGGAACAGCAGAAACAAACGGCACTGCGTTACGATGAGATGGCAGGTCAGCTGGAGGATGCCCGCAGCGCCCTGACCGCCTTGCGCAACGAGAAACTGCGCGCCAAGGCCGACATCGAACGACTGGAGGGAATCCTTGCCGAAAGAGGCCATGAAACCGGAAAAGCCATGACCGAACTGCGACAGGCCGTTGACCGTCTGGAAGAGGAAAAACGCGCCATCACAGAGCAGTTGCAGCAGGAAAAGCTGGCCCGTCAGGCACGCATCGCGGAACTTAAAACAACCTACGATGCGTTGGTGGGAAAACTGGAAAACGAAATCAGACGCGGTGAAATCACAATCACCGACTTGCAGGGACGCTTGACTGTGAACCTGGTGGAAAGGATTCTCTTCGACTCCGGCCAGGCCGAAATCAAACCCGCCGGCCTTGGCGTCCTCAGACGTGTCGGCAGCGTACTCAAACAGGCTGCCGGCAAAACCATTCGTGTCGAGGGACATACCGACAACGTCCCCATCAGTCCACGACTGAAAAAAATCTACCCGTCCAACTGGGAATTGTCCACCGCTCGCGCCGCGAGCGTCGTGCATTTTCTGCAGGAAAGCCTGGGCATTGCCGGCGAACGGCTGGCCGTCTGCGGCTTTGGACCCTATCAGCCTGCAGCGAGCAACGCCACCGCCCAGGGCAGGGCTCAGAACCGCCGCATCCGCATCATTCTGACAACTGTGGATGAAAACCCGGGAAAAACGCCCTGATCCCTGCTTTCCACGGACGCTGTGCCAGAAACACCTTACACAACGCAAAAGGCCGGACATGCCCTGTCCGGCCTTTTGCGTTGCAGCAAAAAAAACCCGCGGCGCCACGTGTTCCGCTCAACCCGCCTGATGGGAAATTTCGCGAAGCAGTCTGGCAACGGAAATTTCGTGCTGGGCCATGACTTTCAGACAATCCAGAATACCGAGGTACAGCGGGGCGGCGTGCGGAGTACAGAGACCTTCGATAAGGCGCGCCTCGTGATCGGTGGCAAACTCCATACAGAGGTTGGACAAATGGGGCCCCTTATCGTCGATGATATAGGTTTTAAGAATGTCGTTATCGGTTTTGAGAATATCAGCCAGGGTGCGGATAATGTCGAGATGCCGCTGGAAAAGCTCATTCACCTGGCTACAGGCCTTGGGTGAAAAAGGTATGCCGTCGCCGATCTGCCGCCGCAGGGGATGGGTAAGTTCGCTCAGGGCCTCGGTGACAATTTGCAAATGGGACAACACACTGTGCAGTTTAAGGACTCGCACATGAGCTTCACCCGAAAGGCCACTGAGCTGATTCTCTATCCGTTCGGTGGCCAGGGAAAATTCTTCCTCGATGATCCCTTTCTGGTGCTCCATTTCATCCAGCATCTGGCGGCACTGATGATTGAATGCGCTGCGCGCCATCTCGACCATAATGGAAAGGTTGTCGACAACCGCTCCAAACAGGTCCGACTGGTTTCCGACGGGTTCGGTAAATCCCATATCATCCCTCGCCTTGTCGCCTGGGTTATGGTTGATTTCGATTCAATAATACCAGACCCCGATGACATGCTCCAGAAGATTCTGACACCGGCACACCGGACAGGATTCGCCGAGAACACTGTGAAATTTCAGGGAGCAGGATGGCCAAATCCGGCAACCGTCAGTTCCCACGGTTCAGCGTCACGGTTTCAAAAGCCACATGGGGTTTGAACAAACGCGTCCCGCCCCCTTCGGAGACAACCCGGAACACACCGTCGCAATCGAGCACCCGGGCTCCGGAAATCTGGGTGACAGGCGTGTCGGCGAAAATCTCCGGACACAAGGGTGCCGACGGACCCAGCAGCAGCACACCACGCGGATCACCGAGGCTGCTCAGCAGATCATCAAGGGTGCCGGTAATCAGGCTGGTACCGGTCAGAATGGCAATATCACACGCCTTGAGGGCTTTTT
This portion of the Syntrophotalea acetylenica genome encodes:
- the nadC gene encoding carboxylating nicotinate-nucleotide diphosphorylase; the protein is MFEIERIIRTALQEDIGLGDITTQATIAPGTMARAELVAKQDFVLAGIDVARQVFGQLDPSVAFEKLREDGQRVQRGDVLAWIRGDAAVLLQGERVALNLLQRMSAIATHAAAFVKELEGTGTAVVDTRKTTPGLRVLEKYAVRAGGGRNHRTSLYDGVLIKENHVAAAGGIAVAVARAREIAPHTLRIEVETRNLVEVEEALAANADVIMLDNMDLDTLRQAVALIDGRAITEASGGVTLETVRGIAETGIDFVSVGALTHSSPAVDISMLFQ
- a CDS encoding flagellar motor protein MotB; the encoded protein is MHKPFLSIAAIPVLVFLASGCISRSEFQRKTDEAQHFAALSQSLEQDYAKLLEQQKQTALRYDEMAGQLEDARSALTALRNEKLRAKADIERLEGILAERGHETGKAMTELRQAVDRLEEEKRAITEQLQQEKLARQARIAELKTTYDALVGKLENEIRRGEITITDLQGRLTVNLVERILFDSGQAEIKPAGLGVLRRVGSVLKQAAGKTIRVEGHTDNVPISPRLKKIYPSNWELSTARAASVVHFLQESLGIAGERLAVCGFGPYQPAASNATAQGRAQNRRIRIILTTVDENPGKTP